In Candidatus Methanomethylophilus alvi Mx1201, a genomic segment contains:
- a CDS encoding YdbC family protein: MADTFTYEIKERIAVLSQSSKGWTKEFNLVSWNEKDPKYDIREWSPDGNKMGKGITLTDEEAAVLKKALMAREDL, translated from the coding sequence ATGGCAGACACATTCACTTATGAGATTAAGGAAAGGATCGCCGTCCTCTCCCAGTCTTCCAAGGGATGGACAAAGGAGTTCAACCTCGTCAGTTGGAACGAGAAGGACCCCAAATACGACATCAGGGAATGGTCCCCCGACGGAAACAAGATGGGTAAAGGCATCACCCTCACCGACGAAGAGGCGGCCGTATTGAAGAAGGCCCTTATGGCGAGAGAGGACCTTTGA
- a CDS encoding zinc ribbon domain-containing protein, giving the protein MDDNVRYCTECGRELAPTDNFCPACGANIDDMTKESYSASPQTGIGYGCATNSPANSDGLKTLSYLMLFWGIIGTIYGIYTIISAETSVENAVNMLKDMDLWEDYLALGYTEETLKTITYAEGACITVSGVCALMAGHFTFRGEKYKIAVITCTVATIAAFIGIITLLVGIFVTYRLTQYKSAFKS; this is encoded by the coding sequence ATGGATGACAATGTCAGATACTGCACCGAGTGCGGGAGGGAGCTTGCTCCCACAGACAATTTCTGTCCCGCCTGCGGAGCGAACATCGACGACATGACCAAGGAATCGTATTCCGCCTCCCCTCAGACCGGGATCGGATACGGGTGTGCTACCAACAGTCCGGCGAACTCCGACGGGTTGAAGACACTTTCCTACCTCATGCTGTTCTGGGGGATCATCGGCACCATATACGGGATCTACACGATCATCTCCGCCGAGACCTCCGTGGAAAACGCAGTCAACATGCTGAAGGACATGGACTTGTGGGAAGACTATCTGGCCCTCGGATACACCGAAGAGACTCTGAAGACCATCACATACGCCGAAGGAGCATGCATAACGGTTTCCGGAGTCTGCGCCCTTATGGCAGGACACTTCACTTTCAGAGGGGAGAAATACAAGATCGCGGTCATTACGTGCACCGTAGCGACGATAGCCGCGTTCATCGGGATCATCACCCTTCTTGTGGGGATATTCGTCACCTACCGCCTTACGCAGTACAAGTCCGCATTCAAGTCTTGA
- the rbr gene encoding rubrerythrin: MELKGSKTEANLLTAFAGECQARTKYTYYASQAKKEGYEQIADIFMETAENEKEHAKLWFKALHDGAVPDTVANLKDAAGGENYEHNSMYKDFEEVARKEGFDQIANLFKMVGAIEAHHEERYLALLKNIQEGAVFEKDQVVVWKCRNCGHLHVGKEAPKVCPVCKHPQSFFEVQAQNW, from the coding sequence ATGGAACTAAAAGGATCCAAGACCGAAGCCAACCTTCTCACCGCTTTCGCCGGTGAGTGCCAGGCGAGAACCAAGTACACCTACTACGCATCCCAGGCCAAGAAGGAGGGATACGAGCAGATCGCCGACATATTCATGGAGACCGCCGAGAACGAGAAGGAGCACGCAAAGCTCTGGTTCAAGGCCCTTCACGACGGTGCGGTTCCCGACACGGTCGCCAACCTCAAGGATGCCGCCGGAGGAGAGAACTACGAGCACAACTCCATGTACAAGGATTTCGAGGAGGTCGCCAGGAAAGAAGGATTCGACCAGATCGCCAACCTTTTCAAGATGGTCGGAGCCATCGAGGCCCACCACGAGGAGAGGTACCTTGCACTCCTGAAGAACATCCAGGAGGGAGCAGTTTTCGAGAAGGACCAGGTCGTCGTATGGAAGTGCAGGAACTGCGGACACCTCCACGTCGGAAAGGAGGCACCCAAGGTCTGCCCCGTGTGCAAGCACCCGCAGTCCTTCTTCGAAGTCCAGGCACAGAACTGGTGA
- a CDS encoding alpha/beta hydrolase: MFDITAEIARIYAGMVNRPPKKVMKDLPSVRSESNIPYLEDRQKGHFIDVFWSVESMKPMPTIVFFNGGSFFHGNRSSSDSICQALAQRGFAVINADFRDISGDIGIVDELKDVLAMLNWMNFNRGRFGFDLDRCYAMGTSYGALMATWFSLLCNSRRINNAMGIKAPWTTIKGIGLISGMTDTNRNAARMMIVRDAIEKIGRTNKELADSLVLESNHELRFLPRVYQITSDSDRAKPDVMKLHRLLDTNKVENDVMVFEEKESLTRGFVSKNPALPESVRSISAMLRFLDRHVSDAVDDREETS; the protein is encoded by the coding sequence ATGTTCGACATCACTGCCGAGATAGCCCGCATCTATGCGGGTATGGTGAATAGACCACCCAAGAAGGTCATGAAAGACCTGCCGTCGGTCCGTTCGGAATCCAACATACCCTATCTGGAAGACCGTCAGAAAGGACACTTCATAGATGTGTTCTGGTCTGTGGAATCGATGAAACCGATGCCAACCATTGTGTTCTTCAACGGGGGGTCGTTCTTCCACGGAAACCGTTCCTCATCGGACAGCATATGTCAGGCTCTGGCACAGCGTGGATTCGCCGTCATAAACGCGGATTTCCGCGACATATCCGGCGACATAGGCATCGTGGATGAACTGAAGGACGTCCTGGCCATGCTCAACTGGATGAACTTCAACAGGGGACGTTTCGGCTTCGACCTCGACCGCTGTTATGCCATGGGGACATCCTACGGGGCGCTCATGGCCACGTGGTTCTCCCTCCTATGCAACTCCCGCCGCATAAACAACGCCATGGGGATCAAGGCCCCTTGGACGACGATAAAAGGCATCGGTCTGATAAGCGGGATGACGGATACTAACAGGAATGCGGCAAGGATGATGATCGTGAGAGACGCCATCGAGAAGATCGGCAGGACGAACAAGGAGCTGGCGGACTCGTTGGTCCTTGAAAGCAACCATGAACTCAGATTCCTGCCCCGCGTGTATCAGATAACATCGGATTCCGACAGGGCGAAACCAGATGTGATGAAATTGCATCGGCTCCTGGATACCAACAAGGTGGAGAACGACGTGATGGTGTTCGAGGAGAAAGAGAGCCTTACAAGAGGTTTCGTCAGCAAGAACCCTGCCCTTCCGGAAAGTGTAAGATCGATCTCGGCGATGCTCCGCTTCCTCGACCGCCACGTCAGTGATGCCGTAGACGATCGCGAAGAGACCTCTTGA
- a CDS encoding tetratricopeptide repeat protein: MSDPAFEAIKKARNQDQGGNPEGAAKTLEDYLATDPYNVPPRMELARIYNYSLKNRKMALIQLDMILDLDPDNVDALKASTTIKMLDKAKTEEADAEFKRLIALVSESKDPKDFAAVCAVYAVFQRKQKVDFEKAAEYYEKAIAACPDMYEYHQDYAVLLLNDIKDYVKAKHELEEVMRLRPNSDTAKKNYDILMKKKFDKNGNLKRSLRDRLRHH, translated from the coding sequence ATGAGCGACCCGGCTTTCGAAGCGATAAAAAAGGCGAGGAATCAGGACCAGGGAGGGAACCCGGAGGGTGCCGCCAAGACCCTGGAGGATTATCTGGCCACGGATCCGTACAACGTCCCTCCGAGGATGGAACTGGCACGTATCTACAATTACTCGCTCAAGAACCGCAAGATGGCCCTCATACAGCTCGATATGATCCTGGACCTCGATCCGGATAATGTCGATGCCCTCAAAGCCTCCACCACCATCAAGATGTTGGACAAGGCCAAGACGGAGGAGGCCGATGCCGAGTTCAAGCGTCTCATAGCCCTCGTCTCCGAGTCCAAGGACCCTAAGGATTTCGCAGCCGTCTGTGCCGTGTACGCCGTGTTCCAGAGGAAGCAGAAGGTGGATTTCGAGAAGGCCGCCGAGTACTACGAGAAGGCCATCGCCGCCTGTCCCGACATGTACGAATATCATCAGGACTACGCCGTCCTCCTCTTGAACGACATAAAGGATTATGTGAAGGCCAAGCACGAACTCGAAGAGGTCATGAGACTCAGGCCCAACAGCGATACCGCGAAGAAGAACTATGACATCCTGATGAAGAAGAAGTTCGACAAGAACGGGAATCTCAAGAGGTCTCTTCGCGATCGTCTACGGCATCACTGA
- a CDS encoding CxxC-x17-CxxC domain-containing protein — protein sequence MAYDNNRNGGRSYRDRNEPREMFKTVCSDCGKECEVPFKPTEGRPVYCRDCFRKHQPEDRQRGRRF from the coding sequence ATGGCCTACGACAACAACAGGAACGGCGGAAGGAGTTACAGGGACAGGAATGAACCCAGGGAAATGTTCAAAACTGTCTGCTCCGACTGCGGAAAAGAGTGCGAGGTTCCCTTCAAGCCTACCGAGGGACGCCCCGTCTACTGCAGGGACTGCTTCAGGAAACACCAGCCTGAAGACAGGCAGCGCGGAAGGAGATTCTGA
- a CDS encoding pyridoxamine 5'-phosphate oxidase family protein: MAKLTPVLVDLIRRPDTNKVMSTISEDGMPHTIVCGTLTVPEEDVIAVGRVWLNRTGRNIQRDPRAEFFVWSGKYAYSILCEFIGNSADEKEVEKMNEGLDKIGLGTSTVWKFRVLAVYDEGISDTMGERIS; encoded by the coding sequence ATGGCAAAATTAACACCCGTTCTGGTAGACCTCATCAGGCGCCCTGATACTAACAAAGTCATGTCCACGATATCGGAGGACGGGATGCCCCATACTATAGTGTGCGGTACTCTGACCGTACCCGAGGAGGACGTAATAGCGGTCGGCCGTGTATGGCTCAATAGGACCGGAAGGAACATCCAGAGGGATCCGCGTGCGGAGTTCTTCGTATGGTCCGGGAAATATGCGTACTCTATCCTCTGCGAGTTCATAGGGAATTCCGCCGATGAGAAGGAGGTCGAGAAGATGAACGAAGGGCTCGACAAGATAGGTCTCGGTACCAGCACCGTGTGGAAGTTCAGAGTCCTCGCCGTATACGACGAAGGCATAAGCGATACGATGGGCGAAAGGATCTCCTGA
- a CDS encoding InlB B-repeat-containing protein — protein sequence MEGIHRADTVLISDSSLILNGRGTIDSFNESKLYSIYGIEKLELQNGSTITLYSAVDNVDSYLSLNKDGSATTASSPLNMIVFGAGNTLLIRDTDNGSVTYGRVEGYSIISVITSEVLYGGYALGALDSTGGFVLMHGGSYKEADKTDYDACRCWFISGTMSLSTAMTLMYSGSGSSISASCSTQFDMTKLLGTTSMRYTGGVYIESSANTYSFIGKDGTAGVNQFKLLIGSNGGVAADKMLLDNGSGVYFSTDDTNTYIATGNGEGGALNRTSKLYVEFSGTVENKTQYVGYVLLYFQEVSEIQYEVSADTTETSYIITNYTEIRIDLYTQGSGDVNNVEVTIGAARGSGSTDVQIPAKSSYSGATVSVVSMTSTTGGDDSISVASSKNLDNTNGWVMITPGSAFSPGYSGSTQIGVLQGGFIADMKLSIEGFDSSSTQTYVLGIVLKTQDDTEYGFTITVHVSVLEDVKVTFVDDQQGYTIQYMFEYGHRMTSSECPPTRDNFIGWYIDDKFNNAYNFKTPLTKDLTLYARYTLTVIFDNCDGTSSVLYVAEQDGGTSITAPTDPVREGYVFSGWYKDSDYAVSWNFSKDRVTESMTLYAKWVGVEIAVTFQYVDDGGKTQTVKVGEEEYSFIVNYGNAFGVLDSEYSLEQKRDISYLERARSIVDASITEKFIRWSVTVNGHSLAVYDDTIALYYTEGPDGKCSVVLNAVVSPVAVQVVMDTNCSDLTGEVDPPSTFLVYPEVSATENPSYYVFKYDLNGATRTGWSLLGWALSKDSSDYSSSGTSIELHVYFTKSGDSIIVSDIKYPDGSSTGLETGIAINDENNPYTITYYALWSQIDYSVSVLTSAHGTIDAYYGGVNGTSFTAHYGDTITLRFTADDGYEFYGWFVNGEGEIENAGVSSTTLVVTGNCSVYAVATGPQLVRLYVYFDGGSMISSVPSAVFKGMGGVSDAELTFEGWYSDSESNGFYAQYFGMISKGTYEVGLRGSSGTFYGFKTLDVDDSVHSTSLLVYTVTNEVKVGTSDETASSGTGLEGYSEFVAAGSNVDIALSAGYLFDITLLYDAAVERNSGTTTSQQVLSFSISSGISGGITISGTLKVADRNVVVHMFLMDIGGGSWSYSSSETIIMEVAAESYTGTYSIPSNSGFILDASKSSSESGITNFQVDGNILTFTLDSGETIELYYERLKANAVIVVDPDASVSAMDGWIQGTSEEGDITYTKTVYFGETVVLPEVSREGYTLNGWTLSGCSGTLSSGYTYTVTAGDVSAEPLNTLTFKADLSDTIHTLTLITQYGTFSNGSSRMSVKVKTGESLQTYLETPVLSEDDKGRYTFAGWSDLDVTMPDHDVSYTAVWNAVTYVLNFSAKEGDTHVSISATNNSLAANSGDRINYGNYVTITIVFSDGYSMGSYSPTGSEIGSPVQGSDRQHYSWVFYMTDDVDIVISSAVSTFRVFFVVNGVLEPSLTQDCVKYADCYFDKFDKPGYSESLWYTDSACTNEATTSGGSEQGYYCVKIVSDVTFYTNAVPNTYSVVFNPNGGTGYMDAQEFTYGVAQALSPNLFEWEGHRFVGWAVSGDGAMRFVPNAIVSNLTAEDKGMYGLYAIWIVENNVADTKYDGNSYSASVSMENGNPTPLTVYYGTVGLTSSNYLTSGTTDLLAYCDVLRDGDSIASYKVYYYAIAGIGDLSSVVAGSLTVTISPREVTITSGSSTRAYMEDENNVGIPLTDHTATYSGDGFVTGQGVVLTFTGSQTAVGQSSNVFTYSFTSVTKSGNYNVTVVYGTLEVFEATTDIIVDKQFDRIYGGEEFDIGASSTHGMVQYATDSTSVISVDPLSGKVTILGAGTATVTVSVPASEGYSGASVDVLVIISQKKLEVSGLSYTKDKAYDGTTGVEFDTSGVSLSGIVGGDDVSVSVSMYYSSKNAGPVQIETIYTLEGGKASNYYVDNPDPVDATISKRAITISSGSDTKMYDKTPLAVNSYTLSQEFVSGEGLAEVVCTGSQTVVGSSSNVFTYRLTSTTSADNYEITEVFGILTVTVRYIDVPTATQSYKYTGKDVSAAAVIPTSEYYSIDGFGREVGTYNATVSLKDTVNTVWNTSPASSSPQSVIWYIVMSDLVWSNFVIEGLNDAVEYSASEITKVITSDVYTEGVDYAVSYSDNIYVGTATLTITGVGGYGGTQKYTFKIIERPISISFENFGYVYDGTTQSLRYTFSGILGSDGDGVSLVFTSGGSATDAGTYTAVVSGLTGDMASNYRINSDSTVSADWTISKRVAYIIAGSAYKNYDGTELTCSDWYSLGFKGNDLNKISVDIAGSQTDRGSSVNYVTYTPSGNIGKNYDIHLINGTLAVFDPVTSSVSIGVETPSTSSENASLVSGIFVEDMFDTSTWRSLVGEAAASMLLASLLIVCVIRRRAY from the coding sequence ATGGAAGGTATCCATCGTGCCGATACCGTCCTCATATCCGATTCGTCCCTGATTCTTAACGGAAGAGGGACCATAGACAGTTTCAATGAATCCAAACTCTATTCCATATATGGGATCGAGAAGTTGGAGCTCCAGAACGGCAGCACGATAACGTTATATTCTGCCGTGGACAACGTCGACAGCTATCTCAGCCTCAATAAGGACGGGAGTGCCACGACGGCATCTTCTCCGCTCAACATGATCGTGTTCGGTGCCGGAAATACCTTGTTGATCAGAGACACCGACAACGGTTCCGTCACATATGGGCGGGTGGAAGGATATTCCATAATCTCCGTCATTACATCCGAGGTCTTGTACGGAGGGTACGCGCTGGGTGCTTTGGACTCCACGGGCGGTTTCGTCCTTATGCACGGAGGGTCCTATAAGGAGGCCGACAAGACCGATTACGATGCATGTCGTTGCTGGTTCATCTCAGGTACGATGAGTCTCAGTACTGCGATGACGCTCATGTACTCGGGAAGCGGATCCTCCATCAGCGCATCTTGCAGTACGCAGTTCGATATGACGAAACTCCTCGGGACTACCAGCATGAGGTACACCGGAGGGGTCTACATCGAGTCCAGTGCGAACACCTATTCGTTCATAGGGAAAGATGGGACGGCAGGCGTCAATCAGTTCAAGTTGCTCATAGGTTCCAACGGAGGCGTCGCCGCCGACAAGATGCTTCTGGATAACGGTAGCGGCGTGTATTTCTCCACAGACGATACCAACACATACATCGCGACAGGGAACGGCGAAGGCGGAGCACTCAACAGGACGTCCAAACTGTATGTCGAATTCTCCGGTACCGTAGAGAACAAGACCCAGTATGTGGGATATGTGCTTCTGTACTTCCAGGAGGTCTCCGAGATACAATACGAGGTCTCGGCGGATACGACCGAGACTTCGTACATCATAACCAACTATACCGAGATCAGGATCGACTTGTACACCCAGGGTTCTGGAGACGTGAACAACGTGGAGGTCACGATCGGTGCGGCCCGTGGTTCCGGAAGCACGGATGTCCAGATCCCTGCCAAGTCGTCGTATTCGGGGGCCACCGTCAGTGTCGTCAGCATGACGTCCACGACCGGAGGGGATGACAGCATATCCGTAGCCTCGTCCAAGAATCTGGACAATACCAACGGGTGGGTCATGATAACCCCGGGTTCGGCATTCTCCCCGGGATATTCGGGATCCACCCAGATAGGTGTCCTGCAGGGAGGGTTCATAGCGGACATGAAGCTCTCCATCGAGGGTTTCGATTCGTCGAGTACACAGACGTACGTATTGGGTATCGTTCTGAAGACCCAGGATGATACAGAGTATGGATTCACAATAACAGTGCACGTGTCCGTCCTCGAAGACGTCAAGGTGACGTTCGTCGACGATCAGCAGGGTTACACGATCCAATATATGTTCGAATACGGACACAGGATGACGTCTTCGGAATGTCCTCCCACCCGTGATAATTTCATCGGCTGGTATATCGACGACAAGTTCAACAACGCCTATAATTTCAAGACCCCTCTGACAAAGGATCTGACACTGTATGCCAGATACACCCTCACGGTCATATTCGACAACTGTGACGGTACCAGTTCCGTCCTCTATGTGGCGGAGCAGGATGGAGGGACGTCCATAACCGCCCCTACGGACCCGGTCCGTGAAGGGTATGTGTTCAGCGGATGGTACAAGGACAGCGACTATGCGGTCTCCTGGAACTTCTCCAAGGACAGAGTGACGGAGAGTATGACCCTTTATGCGAAGTGGGTGGGTGTGGAGATCGCCGTCACATTCCAGTATGTGGATGACGGGGGCAAGACCCAGACGGTAAAGGTCGGAGAAGAGGAATACAGTTTCATCGTCAACTACGGAAACGCGTTCGGTGTTCTGGACAGCGAATACAGTCTGGAGCAGAAGAGGGACATATCCTATCTCGAGCGTGCGAGGAGCATAGTGGATGCCTCCATAACGGAGAAGTTCATCCGCTGGTCCGTTACCGTGAACGGTCATTCCCTTGCAGTATACGACGACACTATCGCATTGTATTATACCGAGGGTCCCGACGGAAAGTGTTCCGTGGTCTTGAACGCCGTCGTCTCCCCGGTCGCCGTCCAGGTCGTCATGGATACCAACTGTTCGGACCTCACAGGGGAGGTGGATCCCCCGTCGACATTCCTGGTCTATCCGGAAGTATCTGCGACTGAGAATCCTTCCTACTATGTGTTCAAATACGATCTGAACGGTGCCACACGTACGGGATGGAGCCTTTTGGGTTGGGCGCTTTCCAAAGACTCTTCCGACTATTCCAGTTCCGGAACCTCCATCGAACTTCACGTCTATTTCACAAAGAGCGGCGATTCGATAATCGTCAGCGACATAAAGTACCCCGATGGATCCAGTACAGGTCTCGAGACCGGTATTGCAATCAACGACGAGAACAACCCCTACACCATAACGTATTACGCTCTATGGAGTCAGATCGACTATTCCGTATCCGTCCTCACTTCCGCCCACGGTACGATCGATGCGTACTACGGCGGAGTGAACGGGACATCATTCACCGCCCACTACGGCGACACCATAACCCTCAGGTTCACCGCCGACGACGGATACGAGTTCTACGGCTGGTTCGTGAACGGGGAGGGGGAGATCGAGAACGCAGGTGTCTCTTCTACCACACTCGTGGTCACCGGGAACTGCTCGGTATATGCGGTGGCCACCGGTCCGCAGCTGGTGAGGCTGTACGTCTACTTCGACGGGGGTTCGATGATCTCCTCCGTGCCGTCCGCCGTTTTCAAGGGTATGGGCGGAGTATCGGATGCGGAATTGACCTTCGAAGGTTGGTACTCCGATTCCGAGAGCAACGGGTTCTATGCCCAGTATTTCGGAATGATATCCAAGGGCACATACGAGGTGGGGCTCAGAGGCTCTTCCGGGACCTTCTATGGATTCAAGACGTTGGACGTCGATGATTCCGTCCATTCCACGTCTTTACTGGTCTATACGGTCACCAATGAGGTCAAGGTCGGGACAAGTGATGAGACCGCCTCCAGCGGGACCGGACTTGAGGGATATTCCGAATTCGTGGCGGCCGGTTCCAATGTGGATATCGCCCTGTCCGCCGGATATCTGTTCGACATAACGCTCTTGTATGATGCGGCCGTCGAAAGGAACTCCGGGACCACAACTTCCCAGCAGGTCCTGTCCTTCAGCATATCGTCCGGAATATCGGGCGGTATAACGATATCCGGTACTCTGAAGGTGGCCGACAGGAATGTGGTCGTACACATGTTCCTGATGGATATCGGAGGGGGATCATGGAGTTATAGCTCCTCCGAGACCATCATAATGGAGGTTGCTGCGGAGTCATATACTGGCACATATTCCATCCCATCCAATTCCGGATTCATATTGGATGCCTCCAAGAGCAGTTCGGAGTCCGGTATAACCAATTTCCAGGTCGACGGTAACATCCTGACGTTTACCTTGGATTCCGGCGAAACCATCGAACTGTATTATGAGAGGCTGAAGGCCAACGCCGTCATCGTGGTGGATCCCGACGCCTCCGTATCGGCCATGGACGGGTGGATCCAAGGTACCTCCGAGGAAGGCGACATCACCTACACCAAGACCGTCTACTTCGGAGAGACCGTGGTCCTTCCCGAAGTATCCAGGGAAGGATATACTCTGAACGGGTGGACTCTGTCCGGGTGCTCCGGTACTCTGTCCTCAGGATATACCTATACGGTCACCGCCGGCGACGTCTCTGCAGAACCCCTTAACACCCTGACGTTCAAAGCGGATCTTTCCGACACCATCCACACCCTCACACTGATAACCCAGTACGGTACATTCAGCAACGGGTCGTCCAGGATGTCCGTCAAGGTCAAGACGGGCGAGTCCCTGCAGACATATCTGGAAACACCCGTTCTTTCGGAGGATGACAAGGGAAGATACACCTTCGCAGGCTGGTCGGATCTGGATGTGACGATGCCGGATCACGATGTATCGTATACGGCGGTGTGGAACGCTGTCACATATGTTCTTAACTTCTCTGCAAAGGAAGGGGATACGCATGTGAGCATCAGCGCTACGAACAATTCGCTCGCTGCCAATTCCGGCGACCGCATCAATTACGGCAACTACGTCACAATAACCATCGTCTTCTCCGACGGTTATTCCATGGGGTCGTATTCCCCGACCGGTTCCGAGATAGGTTCCCCTGTACAGGGGAGTGACCGTCAGCACTACTCCTGGGTCTTCTATATGACCGACGATGTGGACATCGTCATATCCTCCGCCGTCTCCACTTTCAGGGTGTTCTTCGTGGTGAACGGGGTCTTGGAACCCTCCCTCACCCAGGACTGTGTGAAGTATGCGGACTGTTATTTCGACAAGTTCGATAAGCCAGGATACAGCGAATCCCTCTGGTATACGGATTCTGCATGCACTAACGAGGCCACTACGAGCGGTGGTTCCGAGCAGGGCTATTATTGTGTCAAGATCGTCTCGGATGTAACGTTCTACACCAATGCCGTGCCCAACACATATTCCGTCGTGTTCAATCCGAACGGAGGCACAGGTTACATGGATGCCCAGGAGTTCACATACGGGGTTGCACAGGCCCTCAGTCCCAACTTGTTCGAGTGGGAGGGGCACAGGTTCGTCGGATGGGCCGTCTCTGGAGACGGGGCCATGCGTTTCGTACCGAATGCGATCGTTTCCAATCTTACTGCGGAGGATAAGGGGATGTACGGCCTCTATGCGATATGGATCGTCGAGAACAATGTGGCGGATACGAAATATGATGGGAACAGCTACAGTGCCAGCGTATCGATGGAGAACGGGAACCCCACTCCTTTGACCGTTTACTACGGCACTGTCGGTCTGACATCGAGTAACTATCTGACATCGGGAACCACCGATCTGCTGGCATATTGCGACGTCTTAAGGGACGGTGACAGCATAGCCTCGTACAAGGTATACTATTATGCGATAGCCGGTATCGGCGATTTGTCATCCGTCGTCGCAGGTTCCCTCACTGTGACCATCAGTCCCAGAGAGGTGACCATAACCTCCGGAAGTTCCACCAGGGCGTATATGGAAGATGAGAATAACGTAGGGATACCTTTGACGGACCATACTGCGACGTATTCCGGGGACGGTTTCGTCACCGGTCAGGGAGTGGTCCTGACATTCACCGGTTCGCAGACGGCCGTCGGTCAGAGTTCCAATGTATTCACATACTCGTTCACGTCCGTCACCAAATCCGGCAACTACAACGTGACCGTAGTGTATGGGACTCTGGAAGTGTTCGAAGCCACTACCGACATAATCGTCGACAAGCAGTTCGATAGGATATATGGCGGTGAGGAATTCGATATCGGAGCATCGTCCACACACGGGATGGTGCAGTATGCGACGGACAGTACGTCCGTCATCTCCGTGGACCCACTGTCCGGCAAGGTCACCATATTGGGTGCGGGGACCGCCACCGTGACCGTTTCGGTGCCGGCATCCGAGGGATACTCCGGTGCGAGCGTCGATGTCCTGGTCATAATATCCCAGAAGAAATTGGAAGTCTCCGGATTGTCCTATACCAAAGACAAGGCATATGATGGGACGACCGGCGTGGAGTTCGATACGAGCGGTGTTTCCCTGTCCGGTATCGTAGGCGGTGACGACGTCTCCGTAAGCGTCTCGATGTACTATTCGTCGAAGAATGCCGGACCGGTGCAGATCGAGACGATATACACCCTAGAAGGAGGGAAGGCGTCCAATTATTATGTGGATAATCCCGATCCGGTCGATGCTACCATAAGCAAGAGGGCGATCACGATATCGTCCGGCAGCGATACCAAGATGTACGACAAGACGCCCCTGGCCGTCAATTCGTACACCTTATCGCAGGAATTCGTCTCCGGAGAAGGTCTTGCCGAGGTGGTCTGTACAGGTTCGCAGACCGTCGTGGGAAGCAGCAGCAATGTGTTCACATACAGGCTGACATCGACAACCTCTGCGGACAACTATGAGATCACGGAGGTCTTCGGGATATTGACCGTCACCGTACGTTACATAGACGTCCCTACGGCCACTCAGAGTTACAAGTACACCGGAAAAGACGTTTCTGCGGCAGCGGTCATACCCACATCCGAATACTATAGCATAGATGGGTTCGGTCGTGAAGTCGGAACCTATAATGCGACGGTCTCCCTCAAAGACACTGTAAACACCGTGTGGAACACGTCTCCGGCCAGCTCGTCACCTCAGTCCGTGATATGGTATATCGTCATGTCGGATCTGGTATGGAGCAACTTCGTGATAGAAGGTCTGAACGATGCCGTGGAATATTCCGCATCGGAGATCACCAAAGTGATCACCAGCGACGTCTATACGGAAGGAGTGGATTATGCCGTGTCGTATTCCGATAACATCTACGTCGGTACGGCCACCCTTACAATAACGGGTGTGGGCGGATACGGAGGGACTCAGAAGTACACCTTCAAGATCATAGAGCGCCCCATCTCCATCAGTTTCGAGAATTTCGGATATGTGTATGACGGAACGACCCAGAGTCTTCGTTACACCTTCTCCGGCATACTGGGGTCCGACGGGGATGGTGTCTCCCTGGTGTTTACAAGCGGAGGCAGTGCCACAGATGCCGGGACCTATACTGCGGTGGTGTCGGGTCTGACCGGGGATATGGCATCGAACTACAGGATCAACAGTGATTCGACCGTATCCGCCGATTGGACCATCTCCAAGCGTGTCGCATACATAATCGCAGGCAGTGCATACAAGAATTACGATGGTACGGAATTGACCTGCAGCGATTGGTATTCCCTGGGGTTCAAGGGTAACGATCTGAACAAGATCTCCGTGGATATCGCCGGATCCCAGACGGATAGGGGGTCGTCCGTCAATTACGTTACGTACACTCCTTCCGGAAACATCGGTAAGAACTACGATATCCATCTGATAAACGGTACTCTTGCGGTCTTCGACCCTGTCACCTCGTCCGTCTCCATAGGTGTTGAGACTCCGTCTACCTCATCCGAGAATGCCTCTCTCGTCTCCGGCATATTCGTGGAGGATATGTTCGATACCTCCACATGGAGGTCTCTCGTAGGAGAAGCGGCCGCATCCATGTTGCTCGCATCCCTCCTGATAGTATGTGTCATTCGCCGCAGGGCGTATTGA